From a single Bacillus pseudomycoides DSM 12442 genomic region:
- a CDS encoding DUF4023 domain-containing protein: protein MSNSNDFLDTIHEKQAKDEQNRKRQGNGNPGKKKPNKTHK, encoded by the coding sequence ATGAGTAACTCAAATGATTTTTTAGACACAATACACGAAAAACAAGCGAAAGACGAGCAAAATAGAAAACGCCAAGGGAATGGAAATCCTGGGAAAAAGAAGCCGAATAAAACGCACAAATAA
- a CDS encoding histidine phosphatase family protein yields the protein MKLIFIRHGEGTHTKDLPMSLQLENSALTKEGEKQALLLQSSLPLQEIDVLIASPTLRTLQTAAIWSSQVVCRKITHPYISPRIFSYREGARTLPCDRLLDTKVIQELFPSFSLRENTNDMLWNQGINTISEKEFQNIADEFIDWCYTLHTERICIVSHDGTITAYRQYLQNLVLTREDFLEETGVYEINL from the coding sequence ATGAAACTTATTTTCATAAGGCATGGCGAGGGAACACATACAAAAGATTTACCTATGAGCTTGCAATTAGAGAATTCAGCTTTGACAAAAGAAGGCGAAAAACAAGCATTGTTACTTCAAAGTAGTTTACCACTACAAGAAATCGATGTATTAATAGCGAGTCCTACGCTTCGAACATTACAAACTGCTGCGATATGGAGCTCACAAGTAGTTTGCCGCAAAATAACACATCCTTATATTTCTCCACGTATTTTCTCTTATCGTGAAGGAGCGAGAACATTACCGTGTGACAGGTTGTTAGATACAAAGGTAATTCAAGAGTTATTTCCTAGTTTTTCTTTAAGAGAAAATACAAACGATATGTTATGGAATCAGGGGATAAATACGATTTCAGAGAAGGAATTTCAGAATATAGCAGATGAATTCATCGATTGGTGTTATACATTACATACAGAAAGAATTTGTATCGTTTCACACGATGGAACGATTACAGCATATAGGCAGTATTTACAAAATTTAGTTCTAACCAGAGAGGATTTTTTAGAAGAAACAGGTGTGTATGAAATAAACTTATGA
- a CDS encoding DoxX family protein — protein MVIQFLRENKAVSFVLAIIRVYLGYTWLMAGIGKLQGKGFDATGYLQGAIEKSKGAQPAVQSWWAAFLQDFAIPNVDLFNTLVTWGEILVGIGLIVGCLTKTAVFFGLVMNFSYMFSGSLGVNPQMVILSMFVLVAGMNAGKLGIDGWIGPKLLGSKTQKRQRQAA, from the coding sequence ATGGTTATTCAATTTTTAAGAGAAAACAAAGCAGTTTCTTTTGTGTTAGCGATTATCCGTGTTTATCTGGGATACACATGGTTGATGGCTGGAATCGGAAAGTTACAAGGAAAGGGATTTGATGCGACAGGTTATTTGCAGGGGGCTATTGAAAAGTCAAAAGGAGCACAACCAGCCGTTCAATCTTGGTGGGCAGCATTCTTACAAGACTTTGCAATTCCGAATGTTGATCTATTTAACACGCTTGTAACATGGGGAGAAATTCTAGTTGGAATAGGTTTAATTGTAGGTTGTTTAACGAAAACAGCTGTCTTTTTTGGTCTTGTAATGAACTTTTCCTATATGTTTAGTGGGTCTCTAGGTGTGAATCCACAAATGGTTATTTTATCTATGTTTGTTTTAGTTGCTGGCATGAATGCTGGAAAACTTGGAATTGATGGTTGGATTGGACCTAAATTACTAGGTTCAAAAACGCAAAAAAGACAGAGGCAAGCTGCTTAA
- a CDS encoding alpha/beta fold hydrolase — protein sequence MKSYIVSCLTLTLLVGCNAAEKPVETVKQVKNTIETKLTTDEKMVDIDGQTIYFKQIGKKKPPLLMLHGFGGSSNGFSDIYADLAKDHTIISVDVLGFGHSSKPMDFPYSFPNHANLYYKLMKKLGYDTFAVLGHSMGGEISLNLTYLYPNAVTHLILTDATGAVSLTNRNASPKPQLSTDLNTVSSITNYDESKVKFKRDDTEHYNQMKMWPRRLKINASEIKLPTLIIWGRNDSSVSWKEGESYHQFLKNSAFHIIEKGYHAPFRQEPKEFMGYVKEFFEKNPTETTK from the coding sequence ATGAAATCTTATATAGTAAGCTGTCTTACTCTTACATTGCTAGTGGGTTGTAATGCGGCAGAAAAACCCGTAGAAACAGTAAAACAGGTAAAAAATACAATTGAAACAAAGTTAACAACAGATGAAAAAATGGTCGACATAGATGGACAAACTATTTACTTTAAACAAATTGGGAAAAAGAAACCACCATTACTTATGCTTCATGGATTTGGTGGATCATCCAACGGATTTAGCGATATTTATGCAGACTTAGCAAAAGATCATACGATTATCTCCGTTGATGTTTTAGGATTTGGCCATTCTTCCAAGCCGATGGATTTTCCATATTCTTTCCCTAACCATGCCAATCTTTATTATAAGTTAATGAAAAAATTAGGATATGATACATTTGCAGTGCTTGGTCATTCTATGGGTGGAGAAATTTCTCTTAATTTAACATACTTATATCCAAATGCAGTTACCCATCTCATTTTAACGGACGCTACAGGAGCTGTATCATTAACGAACAGAAATGCTTCACCTAAGCCACAGTTATCAACTGATTTAAATACTGTTTCTTCAATTACAAATTATGATGAAAGTAAAGTGAAATTTAAACGTGATGATACAGAACATTATAACCAAATGAAAATGTGGCCTAGACGCCTTAAGATTAATGCTAGTGAAATCAAGCTTCCGACTTTAATTATTTGGGGCAGAAATGATAGTAGTGTATCATGGAAAGAAGGCGAATCTTATCATCAGTTTTTAAAAAACAGCGCCTTTCATATTATTGAAAAAGGTTATCATGCCCCATTCCGCCAAGAACCGAAAGAATTTATGGGCTATGTAAAAGAATTCTTTGAAAAGAATCCAACCGAAACGACAAAGTAA
- a CDS encoding GNAT family N-acetyltransferase, which yields MQIQKLNNSSISQLISLCEAVGWLQPQLFMRNQFEMYLSIGSLFGYTQNEKLIATGGVFPSKSGFSSIGMLMVHPNFQKQGLGHSLLDFCVQQAPTSLPVILIATDAGVPLYQKYGFTTITTIHRFEKFVTNTSTNLSHLKQIIQDDLSSLSKLDKTATGTHRPNHYSILLARAALTFKIERNHRIESFSLCIQKGDVLCITPLIAKNEGDAIQLLQSICKGWNGTVRIDVPHSQCTFRAHLESKGFQETLLSPLMIKNGSHLSGNRDHLFAMMDAALC from the coding sequence ATGCAAATACAAAAACTAAATAATTCTAGTATTTCACAGCTCATTTCTCTTTGCGAGGCTGTTGGATGGTTACAGCCTCAATTATTTATGCGAAATCAATTTGAAATGTACCTGTCAATCGGAAGTCTATTTGGCTATACACAGAACGAAAAACTGATTGCTACTGGTGGGGTATTCCCTTCCAAATCTGGATTTTCTTCTATCGGTATGTTAATGGTTCACCCCAACTTTCAAAAACAAGGACTTGGCCATTCTTTACTCGATTTTTGTGTGCAACAAGCGCCTACTTCTCTCCCAGTTATACTCATCGCAACAGATGCTGGTGTGCCCTTGTACCAAAAATACGGCTTTACGACAATTACAACAATCCATCGCTTTGAAAAATTTGTTACAAATACATCTACGAATCTCTCTCATTTAAAGCAAATTATACAAGATGATCTTAGTTCTCTCAGTAAGCTTGATAAAACCGCAACAGGTACGCATCGTCCAAACCATTATTCAATATTACTAGCTAGAGCAGCACTCACATTTAAAATTGAAAGAAACCACAGGATAGAGTCTTTTTCATTATGTATCCAAAAAGGGGATGTACTGTGCATTACCCCTCTTATCGCAAAAAATGAGGGAGATGCAATCCAATTATTACAATCCATTTGCAAAGGTTGGAATGGAACTGTACGTATAGATGTTCCACACTCACAATGTACATTTCGAGCACACTTGGAATCGAAAGGATTTCAAGAAACACTGCTTTCACCCCTTATGATAAAAAATGGAAGTCACCTGTCTGGAAATCGTGACCATTTATTTGCTATGATGGATGCAGCGTTATGTTAG
- a CDS encoding alkaline phosphatase, with the protein MKKFMKKAWPFAVVTSLALTSVVTWGVTRSDVIKADGKASDPKIKNVIVLIGDGMGPSYMTAHRYMKDNPKTFEMESTEFDNHLVGTQKTYPEDEHQNITDSASAATAMSAGVKTYNAAIAVDNDQAEVKTVLEQAKEQGKSTGLVATSEITHATPAAFGAHDISRKNMDAIANDYFDEKINGKHKVDVLLGGGVNNFVRKDRNLTEEFKKSGYSYVTDREQLLNDKSDQILGLFAPGGLDKMIDRNEKTPSLEEMTNAAINRLNKNDKGFFLMVEGSQIDWAGHDNDVVGAMSEMEDFEKAFKAAIEFAKKDKHTLVIATADHSTGGFSLGVNGEYNFNANAIKAAKRTPDFMANEIAKGANVEETLKKYIDLQLTTEEIKSVNDIAPSKDVTKIDNAIEEIFNKRSFTGWTTGGHTGEDVNVYAFGPGKYLFSGVQENTNLAKRVFDIVGGGDPNKGRR; encoded by the coding sequence GTGAAAAAGTTTATGAAGAAAGCATGGCCATTTGCAGTTGTCACATCGTTAGCACTTACTTCCGTAGTAACGTGGGGCGTAACACGTTCAGATGTAATTAAAGCGGATGGAAAAGCAAGTGATCCAAAAATTAAGAATGTAATTGTTTTAATTGGGGATGGCATGGGACCTTCGTATATGACTGCTCATCGTTATATGAAAGACAATCCAAAGACGTTTGAAATGGAATCGACAGAATTTGATAATCATCTTGTAGGAACACAAAAGACATATCCAGAAGATGAGCATCAAAATATTACAGATTCTGCATCAGCGGCAACAGCGATGTCAGCAGGTGTGAAAACATACAATGCAGCAATCGCGGTTGATAATGATCAAGCAGAAGTGAAAACAGTACTTGAACAAGCAAAAGAGCAAGGGAAATCAACAGGTTTAGTTGCAACTTCTGAAATTACACATGCAACGCCAGCTGCTTTTGGAGCGCATGATATAAGCCGTAAAAATATGGATGCAATTGCAAATGATTACTTTGATGAGAAAATTAATGGGAAACATAAAGTAGATGTTCTTCTTGGTGGTGGCGTGAATAACTTTGTAAGAAAAGATCGGAATCTTACAGAAGAATTTAAGAAGTCTGGTTATAGCTATGTAACAGATCGTGAGCAATTATTAAATGATAAAAGTGATCAAATTCTTGGTTTATTTGCACCAGGTGGCTTAGATAAAATGATCGATCGTAATGAAAAAACACCTTCGTTAGAAGAAATGACAAATGCAGCAATCAATCGTTTAAATAAAAACGATAAAGGTTTCTTCTTAATGGTAGAAGGTAGTCAAATTGACTGGGCTGGCCATGATAATGATGTAGTTGGTGCGATGAGTGAAATGGAAGACTTTGAGAAAGCATTTAAAGCAGCAATTGAATTTGCGAAAAAAGATAAACATACATTAGTGATTGCAACAGCTGACCATTCTACTGGTGGATTCTCTCTTGGTGTAAACGGTGAATATAACTTTAATGCAAATGCAATTAAAGCTGCGAAACGTACACCAGACTTTATGGCAAATGAAATTGCAAAAGGTGCAAATGTAGAAGAAACGTTGAAAAAATACATTGATTTACAATTAACAACAGAAGAAATTAAATCCGTGAATGACATTGCTCCATCAAAAGATGTAACGAAAATTGATAATGCGATTGAAGAAATCTTCAATAAACGTTCATTTACAGGCTGGACAACAGGTGGACATACGGGTGAAGATGTGAACGTATATGCATTTGGACCAGGTAAATATCTATTCTCTGGCGTTCAAGAAAATACAAATTTAGCAAAACGTGTCTTCGATATTGTTGGTGGCGGTGACCCTAATAAAGGCAGACGCTAA
- a CDS encoding GTP pyrophosphokinase, whose product MKYNQSTVNYWKAFVLPYTFALEELKTKFEIMNREAQFLEDYNPFEHIKTRLKQPESIVKKLERKNLAPTIANAQTHLQDIIGIRITCCFVEDIYHLKQVIENREDMEIVEVKDYIANPKQNGYKSLHMIIKYPLALNSGTKEVFAEIQLRTLAMDFWASLEHKLYYKYEGNIPDYLKDELHDAAMKAEELDNKMATIRQDIDEIEACSNQILLPL is encoded by the coding sequence ATGAAATATAATCAATCAACTGTTAACTATTGGAAAGCATTTGTATTACCTTATACATTCGCTTTAGAAGAGTTAAAAACAAAATTCGAAATTATGAACCGGGAAGCTCAATTCTTAGAGGACTACAACCCGTTTGAACATATAAAAACAAGATTGAAACAGCCTGAAAGCATCGTAAAAAAACTCGAACGCAAAAATTTAGCACCAACGATTGCAAATGCGCAAACACATTTGCAAGATATTATCGGCATCCGGATTACATGTTGCTTTGTGGAAGATATTTATCACTTAAAACAAGTCATTGAAAATCGTGAAGACATGGAAATTGTAGAAGTAAAAGATTACATTGCTAATCCAAAGCAAAACGGCTATAAAAGTTTGCATATGATTATTAAGTATCCACTAGCGCTAAATTCTGGTACAAAAGAAGTTTTTGCAGAAATTCAATTACGTACACTCGCTATGGACTTCTGGGCAAGTTTAGAGCATAAACTCTACTATAAATATGAGGGGAATATCCCCGATTATTTAAAAGATGAACTCCACGATGCTGCCATGAAAGCTGAAGAGCTTGATAATAAAATGGCAACCATCCGCCAAGATATTGATGAGATTGAAGCATGTTCAAATCAAATTTTACTACCATTATAA
- the rpmG gene encoding 50S ribosomal protein L33, producing the protein MRVNITLACTECGDRNYITKKNKRNNPERIELKKYCPRLKRVTLHRETK; encoded by the coding sequence ATGCGTGTAAACATTACATTAGCTTGTACAGAATGCGGTGATCGTAATTATATTACGAAGAAGAATAAGCGAAATAATCCGGAGCGTATTGAACTGAAAAAATATTGTCCACGATTAAAGCGAGTAACATTGCATCGTGAAACGAAGTAA
- the sigK gene encoding RNA polymerase sporulation sigma factor SigK produces the protein MSLFAAIGYMIREVFVFVSYVKNNAFPQPLSSDDEKKYLELMEQGDAHARNLLIEHNLRLVAHIVKKFENTGEDSEDLISIGTIGLIKAIESYSAGKGTKLATYAARCIENEILMHLRVLKKTKKDVSLHDPIGQDKEGNEISLIDILKSESEDVIDMIQLSMELEKIKEYIDILDEREKEVIVKRFGLGLDKEKTQREIAKALGISRSYVSRIEKRALMKMFHEFVRAEKEKKGKA, from the coding sequence TTGAGTCTATTCGCCGCAATTGGATACATGATTCGCGAAGTGTTTGTATTTGTTTCTTATGTTAAAAACAATGCGTTCCCACAGCCATTGTCATCAGACGATGAAAAGAAGTACTTAGAGCTGATGGAGCAAGGTGATGCTCATGCGAGAAATCTTTTAATTGAACATAATTTACGGCTTGTGGCTCATATTGTTAAGAAATTTGAAAACACAGGTGAGGATTCGGAAGATTTAATTTCTATCGGAACGATTGGGCTCATTAAGGCAATTGAGAGTTATTCAGCGGGGAAAGGAACGAAGCTGGCGACATATGCAGCTCGTTGTATTGAAAATGAAATTTTAATGCATTTGCGTGTACTGAAGAAAACAAAGAAAGATGTTTCACTTCATGACCCGATTGGACAGGACAAGGAAGGAAATGAAATATCACTTATCGATATTTTAAAATCCGAATCCGAAGATGTAATTGATATGATCCAGCTTAGCATGGAATTAGAAAAAATTAAGGAATATATCGATATTTTAGATGAACGAGAGAAAGAAGTGATTGTAAAAAGGTTTGGACTTGGTCTTGATAAAGAAAAAACGCAGCGGGAAATTGCGAAAGCGCTAGGCATTTCAAGAAGTTACGTGTCCCGGATTGAGAAGCGAGCGCTGATGAAAATGTTTCATGAATTTGTTCGTGCGGAGAAGGAAAAGAAGGGAAAAGCGTAA
- a CDS encoding phosphatidylserine decarboxylase, giving the protein MRRTLYRLMIELTNGRFTSYILRKFAQSRLSSIIISSYAKAFQLNQDEMEKDLKEYQTLHELFTRKLKEGKREIDAAASSIVSPVDGVSADHGPIEETKTFDIKGKRYSLVDMLGNEERARRYAGGTYMVIYLSPSHYHRIHSPLSGAVTERVVLGRKSYPVNAAGMKYGKEPLSKNYRSVTEVDSEGQHMALVKVGAMFVNSIELLHERNTVQKGEEMAYFTFGSTVVLLFEKGMVEVVSTLTSGQELHVGEKIATRLSNGNGQ; this is encoded by the coding sequence TTGCGACGTACATTATATCGACTCATGATCGAACTTACAAACGGGCGTTTTACTTCTTATATATTACGTAAATTTGCACAGTCTCGCTTAAGTTCCATTATTATTTCATCTTATGCAAAAGCATTTCAATTGAATCAGGATGAGATGGAGAAGGACTTAAAGGAATACCAGACGCTGCATGAATTATTTACACGTAAGTTGAAAGAAGGAAAACGAGAAATAGATGCAGCGGCATCAAGTATTGTTAGTCCTGTTGATGGGGTATCTGCTGATCATGGCCCTATTGAAGAAACGAAAACATTTGATATTAAAGGCAAGCGGTATTCGCTTGTGGATATGCTAGGTAATGAAGAGCGAGCAAGACGCTATGCCGGCGGTACATATATGGTTATTTATTTAAGTCCAAGTCATTATCATCGCATTCATAGCCCGCTCTCAGGTGCTGTGACAGAGAGAGTTGTACTTGGAAGAAAATCATATCCAGTAAACGCAGCAGGAATGAAATATGGAAAAGAACCATTGTCAAAGAACTATCGTTCTGTCACAGAGGTCGATAGTGAAGGACAACATATGGCGCTTGTAAAAGTAGGAGCTATGTTTGTAAATAGTATTGAGCTTCTTCATGAAAGAAATACTGTTCAAAAAGGTGAAGAGATGGCATACTTTACATTTGGTTCAACAGTCGTGTTACTGTTTGAAAAAGGAATGGTTGAAGTTGTTTCAACATTAACGAGTGGCCAAGAACTTCACGTTGGTGAAAAAATCGCAACGCGCTTATCTAATGGTAACGGGCAGTAA
- a CDS encoding sporulation histidine kinase inhibitor Sda produces the protein MKTKHMEQLSTELLTESYYKAKELKLNPDFILLIKQEIIRRSLEDKLVKSS, from the coding sequence TTGAAAACGAAACATATGGAACAGTTATCTACTGAGTTACTCACTGAGTCTTATTATAAAGCAAAAGAACTAAAATTAAATCCTGACTTCATTTTACTTATAAAACAAGAAATCATCCGGCGATCATTAGAGGACAAGCTTGTCAAATCGTCTTGA
- a CDS encoding YqeG family HAD IIIA-type phosphatase has translation MKLFLPNEYVKNVYHVQPEDLKKRGIKGIITDLDNTLIEWDRPNATPKLEQWFLKMKEQGIQVTVVSNNNEQRVKDFADPLGIPFIHSARKPFVRAFKRAIQEMNLKADEVVVIGDQLLTDVLGGNRVGLYTILVVPVAQTDGLVTRFNRKIERRIMSNMKKKGLINWEE, from the coding sequence TTGAAATTATTTTTACCTAATGAATACGTAAAAAACGTATATCATGTTCAACCGGAAGATTTAAAAAAACGCGGGATCAAAGGTATTATTACTGATTTAGATAATACTTTAATTGAATGGGATCGCCCGAATGCAACGCCTAAGCTTGAGCAATGGTTTTTAAAAATGAAAGAGCAAGGCATTCAAGTAACGGTCGTTTCAAATAATAATGAGCAACGTGTAAAGGATTTTGCAGATCCACTTGGCATTCCTTTTATCCATAGCGCACGTAAACCATTTGTTCGTGCTTTTAAACGTGCGATACAAGAAATGAATTTAAAAGCGGATGAAGTAGTTGTTATTGGGGACCAATTGTTAACGGATGTATTAGGCGGGAATCGCGTTGGTTTATATACAATTTTAGTCGTGCCAGTGGCACAAACAGATGGACTAGTAACGCGCTTTAATCGAAAAATTGAACGAAGAATTATGAGCAATATGAAGAAAAAAGGTTTAATTAACTGGGAGGAATAA
- the yqeH gene encoding ribosome biogenesis GTPase YqeH — translation MTETIKCIGCGVEIQTENKNGVGYAPTSSLEKEQVICQRCFRLKNYNEIQDVSLTDDDFLRILNGIGQSDALVVKIVDIFDFNGSWLPGLHRFVGNNKVLLVGNKSDLIPKSVKHDKVKHWMRYSAKQLGLKPEDVFLISAAKGQGIRELAEAIEQYRGGKDVYVVGCTNVGKSTFINRMIKEFSEETENVITTSHFPGTTLDLIDIPLDETSSLYDTPGIINHHQMAHYVGKQSLKLITPTKEIKPMVFQLNEEQTLFFGGLARFDYISGGRRAFTCHLSNRLPIHRTKLEKADELYEKHAGELLNPPTPEELENMPGLVKYEFNIREPKTDVVFSGLGWVTVNEPGAKIVAHVPKGVSVSLRKSLI, via the coding sequence TTGACTGAAACAATTAAATGTATTGGTTGCGGTGTAGAAATTCAAACAGAAAATAAAAATGGGGTTGGATATGCACCAACTTCATCTTTAGAAAAAGAACAGGTGATTTGTCAACGTTGTTTCCGTTTAAAGAACTATAATGAAATTCAAGATGTGTCTTTAACAGATGATGATTTCTTGCGCATTTTAAATGGAATTGGACAATCAGACGCGCTTGTTGTCAAAATTGTAGATATTTTTGACTTCAATGGTAGTTGGTTACCAGGCTTACATCGTTTTGTAGGGAACAACAAAGTATTGCTTGTTGGAAACAAATCGGATTTAATTCCAAAGTCAGTAAAGCATGATAAAGTAAAACATTGGATGCGTTATAGTGCAAAGCAACTGGGCTTAAAACCAGAAGATGTCTTTTTAATTAGTGCAGCAAAAGGACAAGGTATTCGCGAGCTTGCTGAGGCGATTGAACAGTACCGCGGTGGTAAGGATGTATACGTTGTAGGGTGTACAAATGTTGGGAAATCTACATTTATTAATCGCATGATTAAAGAATTTAGTGAAGAAACTGAGAATGTGATTACAACGTCTCATTTTCCAGGAACAACACTTGATTTAATTGACATTCCATTAGATGAAACATCTTCTTTATATGATACACCAGGTATTATTAATCACCACCAAATGGCACATTACGTTGGAAAGCAAAGCTTAAAGCTTATTACACCAACGAAGGAAATTAAGCCAATGGTATTCCAATTAAACGAAGAACAAACATTATTCTTCGGGGGATTAGCACGTTTTGATTATATTAGTGGTGGTCGTCGTGCGTTCACTTGTCATTTATCAAATCGTCTACCAATTCATCGTACAAAACTTGAAAAAGCAGATGAATTGTATGAAAAACATGCTGGGGAGTTATTAAATCCACCAACTCCAGAAGAACTAGAAAATATGCCTGGGCTTGTGAAATATGAATTTAATATTCGTGAGCCCAAAACAGATGTTGTATTCTCTGGATTAGGATGGGTGACTGTAAATGAGCCAGGTGCAAAAATCGTTGCTCATGTACCAAAAGGAGTTAGTGTTTCATTACGTAAATCTTTAATTTAA
- the aroE gene encoding shikimate dehydrogenase has product MKQLYGVIGNPIGHSLSPLMHNDAFEHLNIDAHYHAFLVEEETLGEAVKGLKALGVSGFNVTTPHKVSIMKYLDEIDPLAKQIGAVNTVVHRDGKLIGYNTDGIGYVRSLQSISKEPLYQKRILLLGAGGACRAIYFSLADAGVKEIDIANRTVEKANHLLSGCQAKITSQALSLEQATEEQGNYDIIIHTTTIGMHPHIQNTPLQIRSLKQGTIVSDIIYNPFETKLLQDAKAKGAIVQNGIDMFVYQGALAFELWTGRMPNIEKMKQLVMRKLGG; this is encoded by the coding sequence ATGAAACAATTATATGGTGTAATCGGGAATCCAATTGGACATTCATTGTCACCGCTCATGCATAACGATGCATTTGAACACTTGAATATAGATGCTCATTATCATGCGTTTCTTGTAGAAGAAGAAACATTAGGGGAAGCAGTGAAAGGGTTAAAGGCGTTAGGAGTTTCAGGATTTAATGTCACGACTCCACATAAAGTTTCAATTATGAAATACTTGGATGAAATTGATCCGTTAGCAAAGCAAATTGGTGCTGTGAATACGGTAGTTCATAGAGATGGAAAACTAATTGGTTATAATACAGATGGAATTGGTTATGTTCGTTCATTACAATCGATTAGTAAAGAGCCGCTTTATCAAAAGCGTATTTTATTACTCGGTGCAGGTGGAGCGTGCCGTGCTATCTATTTTTCGCTTGCAGACGCAGGTGTAAAGGAAATTGATATTGCCAATCGAACAGTGGAAAAGGCAAATCATCTTCTCTCTGGATGCCAAGCAAAGATTACATCGCAAGCTCTTTCATTAGAGCAAGCAACTGAAGAACAAGGGAATTATGATATTATCATTCATACAACAACGATAGGAATGCATCCGCATATCCAAAATACACCGTTGCAAATTCGATCTTTGAAACAAGGGACGATTGTCTCGGATATTATTTATAATCCATTTGAGACAAAGCTTCTGCAAGATGCGAAAGCTAAAGGAGCGATCGTACAGAATGGAATAGATATGTTTGTTTATCAAGGAGCACTTGCATTTGAATTGTGGACAGGACGTATGCCGAATATCGAAAAAATGAAACAATTAGTAATGAGAAAGCTTGGAGGCTAA
- the yhbY gene encoding ribosome assembly RNA-binding protein YhbY yields the protein MLTGKQKRFLRAKAHHLTPIFQVGKGGVNENMVKQIAEALEARELFKVSVLQNCEFDRREVAEELAKGARAEIVQVIGSTIVLYKESRENKQIKLP from the coding sequence ATGTTAACAGGAAAACAAAAAAGATTTTTACGTGCAAAAGCACATCACTTAACACCGATTTTTCAAGTTGGAAAAGGTGGCGTAAATGAAAATATGGTAAAACAAATTGCAGAGGCGTTAGAAGCTCGTGAGTTATTCAAAGTGAGCGTACTACAAAACTGTGAATTTGATCGTCGTGAAGTTGCAGAAGAATTGGCTAAAGGTGCGAGAGCTGAAATTGTCCAAGTAATTGGAAGCACAATTGTTTTATATAAAGAATCAAGAGAAAATAAACAAATCAAACTTCCATAA
- a CDS encoding nicotinate-nucleotide adenylyltransferase, with protein sequence MKKIGIIGGTFDPPHYGHLLIANEVYDALALDEIWFLPNQIPPHKQDRSITSVENRLNMLELAIEQEEYFSVCLEELRREGPSYTYDTMLQLTKKHPDAQFHFIIGGDMVEYLPKWYNIEKLLQLVTFVGVARPGYTLNTPYEIVTVEIPEFAVSSSLLRERYKEKKTCKYLLPEQVQVYIERNGLYES encoded by the coding sequence TTGAAAAAAATCGGAATCATTGGCGGCACGTTTGATCCGCCTCATTATGGACATTTGCTGATTGCAAATGAGGTATATGATGCACTCGCGCTTGATGAAATATGGTTTTTGCCGAATCAAATTCCACCTCATAAACAAGATCGTAGTATTACAAGTGTAGAAAATCGATTGAACATGCTAGAGTTAGCAATTGAGCAAGAGGAGTATTTCTCGGTTTGTTTAGAAGAGTTAAGAAGAGAAGGTCCATCCTATACATATGACACTATGTTACAATTAACTAAGAAGCATCCGGATGCGCAGTTTCATTTTATTATTGGCGGAGATATGGTGGAGTATTTACCAAAATGGTATAACATCGAGAAATTACTTCAACTTGTAACTTTTGTTGGGGTTGCAAGACCGGGGTATACATTAAATACACCTTATGAAATCGTCACAGTAGAAATTCCGGAATTTGCTGTTTCGTCTTCCTTGTTACGTGAGAGATATAAAGAGAAGAAAACGTGCAAATATTTGCTTCCAGAACAAGTACAGGTATATATCGAGAGGAATGGGTTGTATGAATCGTGA